In the Nitrospirota bacterium genome, TCAACTACGCCTTCAGGTTTGCTCAATCGGTCGCACTCAAACCTGACCGAAATCTGAACGACTAAATGCACAAGTTATTTCATGACAGGCCCTTAATCAAACATTTTACTCCATCCTCATAATATTTGCAAAATGAAAATGGATAATGAAATAATTCTCACACAAAGGATTTTCGGGTGAACTGGTATGAGCGGGGCGCTCACAAAGGGACATGAAAATCAACGGGACAAGAATGTCCCGCCTATCCTCGTAGAAATGGATAGGCGGGGTTTTCTTACCCCGCCGGAGGGTATTTTCGGGTGAACTATAATAACACCTGCTCCAATGTCTTCAAAAGCGCCTCTGCCTTATAAAGCGTTTCTTTGTATTCCTTCTCAGGGTCTGAGTCTGCAACTATACCTGCACCAACCTGTATGTGTGCCCAGCCGTCTTTGATAATAAATGTCCTTATAATAATATTAAGGTCCATGTCACCGGTATAACTGATATATCCTATTGAGCCTGTATAAGGGCCTCGTGTTGTAGGCTCCAGTTCATCTATTATTTCCATACATCGAATCTTTGGGACACCTGTTATAGTCCCGCCTGGAAATACTGCCTCAATAAGGTCAAAGGCATCAACATTAGGTCTTGTCTCACCGCTCACATTTGAGACAATATGGTTCACATGGGAATAGGACTCCAGCGCCATAAACTCATCCACCTTCACGCTCCCATATTTACAAACCCGGCCAAGGTCATTCCTCTCAAGGTCAACAAGCATTAAATGCTCTGCCCGCTCCTTTTCACTTGTTATTAATTCGTCCATGAGTATCCCATTTTCAACCTGAGACTTTCCACGCGGTCTTGTACCTGCAATCGGCCTTGTATCTGCAACACCGTTATGCAATCTTACAAGCCTTTCAGGTGATGAACTGATAAGCTGGAAACTACCTGTGTCAATAAAAGCCGAAAACGGAGAAGGATTAATCTCCCTCAACACCCTATATATATTTAATGGATCTGCACCCCTTACAGA is a window encoding:
- a CDS encoding anthranilate synthase component I family protein; protein product: MNIQYKKIPWYDPFITYTKLKGTGPSFLLESPLESRNLRTSRYSFIGVNPAIVVEGKGDKIKITEDSEIRTLSGNPLEVVKSILKKREMVPVHIQGLPPFTGGAVGYLGYDIVHNFERLPCHASDDLGLPDLMLMFTDNVTVFDNLEKCGWIIGVSDDVCMPASDIWEQIENTESGIMADVPVLNTKGPLSKINVVSNLTQKEYVAMVRRCKEYISAGDIFQANLSQRLSASVRGADPLNIYRVLREINPSPFSAFIDTGSFQLISSSPERLVRLHNGVADTRPIAGTRPRGKSQVENGILMDELITSEKERAEHLMLVDLERNDLGRVCKYGSVKVDEFMALESYSHVNHIVSNVSGETRPNVDAFDLIEAVFPGGTITGVPKIRCMEIIDELEPTTRGPYTGSIGYISYTGDMDLNIIIRTFIIKDGWAHIQVGAGIVADSDPEKEYKETLYKAEALLKTLEQVLL